One genomic window of uncultured Methanobrevibacter sp. includes the following:
- a CDS encoding type II secretion system F family protein has protein sequence MKFKIIDDLAILLDNIIPEKQLSKLQEFLLSGAIFTDASKVLALLIIFILAGEIVLAVALTMLNLPASLLILPLFIVPGLFTYIVYQQEKRAQEIERTAPDFLRQLSSMLQVGLSFENAMEDMSQYGEGPMYDEIRRTVIEIRMGRNFDDAWRAMSQRLKSKELERVFGIILDGRRSGSSISNVLSDVSDDLRDLLALKRERKSTVMMSVMFLLISAVIATPFSVGMVSVYSGFMQGYGMESQIILTAPIAGELYLIIHSILVAFIISIIMYGEFKKGIKFSLPLAVSSWAIFYFISTFGGSLLMGGL, from the coding sequence ATGAAATTTAAAATAATAGATGATTTAGCAATATTATTAGACAATATCATTCCGGAAAAGCAATTATCTAAATTGCAGGAATTTTTACTGAGTGGTGCCATTTTTACAGATGCAAGTAAAGTTTTAGCTCTACTCATAATTTTCATTTTAGCAGGTGAAATTGTTTTGGCAGTAGCGTTGACAATGTTGAATCTGCCTGCATCACTTTTGATTCTCCCGCTTTTTATAGTTCCTGGGCTTTTCACATATATTGTCTACCAGCAGGAAAAACGAGCACAGGAAATAGAGCGAACGGCACCGGACTTTTTAAGACAGCTTTCAAGCATGCTTCAGGTAGGACTCAGCTTTGAAAATGCAATGGAAGACATGTCACAGTATGGAGAAGGTCCGATGTATGATGAAATCAGGCGTACAGTTATTGAAATTCGAATGGGTCGCAATTTTGATGATGCATGGAGGGCAATGAGTCAACGTTTGAAATCAAAGGAATTGGAGCGTGTATTTGGGATAATTCTTGATGGTAGGAGAAGTGGATCAAGCATATCCAATGTGCTGTCGGATGTGTCGGATGATTTGAGGGATTTGCTTGCACTTAAAAGGGAGAGAAAATCCACAGTGATGATGTCTGTCATGTTTCTGTTAATTTCAGCGGTTATTGCAACGCCGTTTTCCGTAGGGATGGTTAGTGTATACTCGGGGTTCATGCAAGGCTATGGTATGGAGTCACAGATTATTTTGACCGCACCGATAGCAGGGGAGTTATATTTGATAATACATTCGATTTTGGTGGCTTTTATCATCAGTATAATAATGTATGGTGAGTTTAAAAAGGGAATCAAGTTTTCCTTGCCTTTGGCGGTTTCATCTTGGGCAATTTTCTATTTCATATCAACTTTTGGCGGGTCATTGCTTATGGGAGGATTATGA
- a CDS encoding potassium transporter TrkG codes for MDILFVVVSAITTTGASIQSSTVMGGWPPFTIFIIMVLMLIGGSTGSTVGAIKLMRVIAFVKGICRNMREIWSPEGSVVPLDRSNKSITEDLVTQSGNYIALYFLFIVVTWALLCLYGHNPLDSLFFTFSMQGNVGLEIGQMSQNLEFPLKILAIFIMWAGRLEIYPILITLRAFFEIFKRR; via the coding sequence ATGGATATTCTGTTTGTTGTTGTTTCGGCAATTACCACAACCGGTGCAAGCATCCAAAGCTCAACAGTTATGGGAGGATGGCCGCCGTTCACAATATTTATTATAATGGTGCTTATGCTTATAGGGGGTTCTACCGGGTCTACTGTAGGTGCAATTAAATTGATGAGAGTAATTGCATTTGTTAAAGGAATATGCAGGAATATGCGGGAGATATGGTCTCCTGAAGGTAGTGTAGTTCCGTTAGACAGGTCTAATAAAAGCATTACGGAAGATTTAGTGACACAAAGCGGAAACTATATTGCACTCTATTTCCTTTTCATAGTGGTCACATGGGCATTGCTGTGCTTATATGGTCATAATCCATTGGATTCATTGTTTTTCACTTTTTCCATGCAGGGTAATGTTGGCCTTGAAATCGGGCAAATGTCGCAAAACCTTGAATTTCCATTGAAAATCCTGGCGATATTTATCATGTGGGCTGGAAGACTGGAAATTTATCCTATTTTGATTACATTAAGAGCATTCTTTGAAATTTTTAAAAGAAGATGA
- a CDS encoding C1 family peptidase, with protein sequence MNRKIFLIIALIFLIIGISAVSAEDINQTDDSLEISDSDVISDSPKSFSDLGKAIGESPDEGLNIVADYEFNNATDDAFKNGITLNVAPDGTYTINGNNHVIDAKNQAGIFKLNKGTFIINNLKLRNANTSSIILNDCELRTNNVTFENNNAPIAGAAISAGQSNYYSSHDKFINNYAANGASIYAYKSIVDINNSTFTSNKIYWSLIYGDDSMMTVRDSIFANMTSRYATAIYSEESTIKSKLTVLNSKFINLKANATAGAIGAKAINSVTIDGCSFINVTSAKNAGAVYADLNGVKYNPENTMTISNSLFENCSSTFGGAYLQLGGKLNIAKTNFVNNIAEYMGGAVYLSNTTTLISNSKFNKNNATYNYGGALYIDDSNCIITTNEFSNNYAGSYGDAIYLRDSKYNIKNCDFTKGDKPAIASFFENQASSFVNNNLNGGTTLRNQVAYNTIVNYEGKQINLIANPVTNASAKDSSFDLRNYVVNGYKLSGTVKDQGNNGACWAFGATGALESAFLKATGILLDLSENNIQGAATRYSEFGTGFINEGGFAVSGMGLFLGWLSVLSTEYDNYDELGKVSIAAFVRNESYHIQDAIIIPARTSALDNDKLKDALVKYGGLTVHLYGASANNNYYNPTTHSQYYNGEGYGNHFVTLVGWDDTYSKNNFKITPPGDGAWICKNSWGTDWGEDGYFYVSYYDKTFAMTSNSVGYIINNTENYTTVYQYDIGYTGFFNDKGETIRFVNTYTANDNELIAAVGTYFANAGDKYTLKIFVDNSEVYSQDGVATHSGFETIKLNKKIAVNAGHKFSVQFQAKNLPLREDTRIHFKLGESMAYYTDGAIDDLGKFGKTACIKAYTIKNENPGANNSQYYKNNNITINSNANGKTISIVNAKDGKTLGSAIVKDNKASFNFTLEPGSYCIDYGDFIEGFEIMNTIEVINSVKIGYNAPLTIYATFYDEDGIELFGSDITVILDGKNYTETIYEIDGTLDLVLYDLSIGKHTLILKNPATEEESVTTIEVVSRFNGNSNVNMYYADGSSFKVRIYDDDGNPAKANEIVTIKLNKATYKVKTNSNGHAILNIPNTVKPGTYALTATYQGQSIKNTVKVKQVLKLTKVKVKKSAKKLVIKATLKGKSPIKNKKLTFKFNGKKYTAKTNKKGIAKITIKKSALKKLKVGKKVKYQVTYLKTTVKLSVKVKK encoded by the coding sequence TTGAATAGAAAAATATTTCTAATAATCGCATTGATATTTCTGATAATTGGTATCAGTGCAGTTAGTGCAGAAGATATTAATCAGACTGATGACAGTTTAGAAATCAGTGATTCCGACGTAATATCTGATTCACCAAAATCTTTTAGTGATTTAGGAAAAGCCATTGGGGAAAGTCCCGATGAAGGATTAAATATCGTCGCAGATTACGAATTTAATAATGCGACAGATGATGCCTTCAAAAATGGAATAACATTAAATGTTGCTCCCGATGGAACATATACAATCAACGGTAATAACCATGTGATTGATGCTAAAAATCAAGCAGGTATTTTTAAATTAAATAAGGGCACATTTATTATAAACAATTTAAAATTGCGTAATGCAAACACTTCTTCAATAATACTGAATGATTGTGAATTGCGTACAAATAATGTAACCTTTGAAAACAACAATGCTCCAATAGCAGGGGCAGCAATATCCGCCGGTCAAAGTAATTACTACAGCAGCCATGACAAATTCATAAACAATTATGCTGCAAACGGCGCGTCAATTTATGCATATAAAAGCATAGTAGACATCAACAATTCAACATTCACCAGCAATAAAATCTATTGGAGTCTAATTTATGGTGATGATTCAATGATGACCGTTAGGGACAGCATTTTTGCCAACATGACTTCAAGATATGCCACTGCAATCTACAGCGAAGAAAGCACAATAAAAAGCAAGTTAACTGTTTTAAATTCAAAATTCATTAATCTAAAAGCAAATGCTACTGCAGGAGCTATTGGAGCTAAAGCAATTAATTCAGTAACAATTGATGGTTGTAGCTTTATCAACGTCACATCAGCTAAAAATGCAGGTGCAGTTTATGCAGATCTTAATGGAGTCAAATACAATCCTGAAAATACCATGACAATATCAAATTCATTATTTGAAAATTGTTCTTCCACTTTTGGAGGAGCTTATCTCCAGTTAGGTGGAAAGTTAAACATAGCTAAAACTAATTTTGTAAATAATATTGCAGAATATATGGGAGGAGCAGTGTATCTGTCAAACACAACCACATTAATCAGTAACTCCAAATTCAATAAAAACAATGCTACTTACAATTATGGTGGTGCATTGTACATTGACGACAGCAATTGTATCATAACAACAAATGAATTCAGTAATAATTATGCAGGCTCTTATGGTGATGCGATTTATTTACGTGACAGCAAATACAACATTAAGAATTGTGATTTTACAAAAGGTGATAAGCCCGCTATTGCAAGCTTCTTTGAAAACCAAGCTTCCTCATTTGTCAATAACAATTTAAATGGTGGAACAACATTGCGAAATCAAGTAGCTTACAATACCATAGTAAATTATGAAGGAAAGCAAATCAATTTAATTGCAAACCCTGTTACAAATGCATCTGCAAAAGATTCAAGTTTCGACCTACGTAATTATGTAGTCAACGGATATAAGTTATCTGGTACTGTTAAAGACCAGGGAAACAATGGAGCATGCTGGGCATTTGGTGCTACAGGAGCTCTTGAATCTGCATTTTTAAAAGCAACTGGAATATTACTTGACTTATCTGAAAACAACATCCAAGGTGCTGCAACACGTTATAGTGAATTCGGTACAGGATTTATAAACGAAGGAGGATTTGCAGTTTCCGGAATGGGTCTTTTCTTAGGATGGTTAAGTGTTCTTTCAACTGAATATGACAATTATGACGAACTAGGTAAAGTAAGCATTGCAGCATTTGTTCGAAACGAATCATATCACATCCAAGATGCTATTATTATACCTGCACGTACTTCTGCATTGGATAACGATAAATTGAAGGACGCATTAGTTAAATATGGTGGTTTAACAGTTCACCTTTATGGTGCTTCCGCAAACAATAATTATTACAATCCAACAACCCATTCACAATACTATAATGGTGAAGGCTATGGAAATCACTTTGTAACATTAGTCGGATGGGATGACACTTATTCAAAAAACAATTTCAAGATAACTCCACCTGGTGACGGCGCTTGGATTTGTAAAAACAGCTGGGGAACCGACTGGGGTGAAGACGGATACTTCTACGTATCATACTATGACAAAACATTTGCCATGACATCTAACAGTGTAGGATACATAATTAACAATACTGAAAACTACACTACAGTATATCAATATGACATTGGATACACAGGATTTTTCAATGATAAAGGAGAAACTATCAGATTTGTCAACACTTATACTGCAAATGACAATGAATTGATAGCGGCAGTTGGAACATACTTTGCAAATGCAGGAGACAAATACACTTTAAAAATATTTGTGGACAATTCTGAAGTATATTCCCAAGATGGAGTTGCAACCCACTCAGGATTTGAGACAATCAAATTAAACAAAAAGATTGCAGTGAATGCAGGCCATAAATTTTCAGTCCAATTCCAAGCTAAGAATTTGCCATTGCGTGAAGACACAAGAATTCACTTTAAATTAGGAGAGTCCATGGCATATTATACCGACGGAGCTATTGATGATTTAGGAAAATTCGGCAAAACCGCATGTATTAAAGCATATACAATTAAAAATGAAAATCCGGGTGCAAACAACTCACAATACTATAAAAATAACAATATAACCATTAATTCAAATGCTAATGGAAAAACAATCAGTATTGTGAATGCAAAAGACGGTAAAACATTAGGAAGTGCAATTGTTAAAGATAACAAGGCATCATTCAACTTCACACTAGAACCAGGATCATACTGTATCGATTATGGAGACTTTATTGAAGGATTTGAGATAATGAATACCATCGAAGTTATTAACAGCGTTAAAATCGGATATAATGCTCCATTAACCATTTATGCCACATTCTATGACGAAGACGGTATTGAATTATTCGGCAGCGACATAACAGTCATATTGGACGGTAAAAATTACACAGAAACCATTTATGAGATTGATGGAACACTTGACCTAGTTTTATATGATTTAAGTATTGGAAAACACACATTAATCTTAAAAAATCCTGCAACAGAAGAGGAAAGTGTTACAACAATAGAAGTTGTTTCAAGATTCAACGGAAACTCAAATGTGAACATGTACTATGCAGACGGTTCAAGCTTTAAAGTACGTATATACGATGATGATGGCAACCCAGCGAAAGCAAATGAAATCGTTACCATTAAATTAAACAAGGCAACCTATAAAGTTAAAACAAACAGTAATGGTCATGCAATATTGAATATACCAAACACAGTTAAACCTGGAACCTACGCTTTAACTGCAACTTATCAAGGCCAAAGCATTAAAAACACTGTTAAAGTGAAACAGGTTTTAAAACTCACAAAAGTGAAAGTTAAAAAATCCGCTAAAAAGCTAGTCATTAAAGCTACCTTAAAAGGAAAATCTCCTATTAAAAACAAAAAACTGACTTTCAAGTTCAATGGTAAAAAATATACTGCTAAAACCAACAAGAAAGGTATTGCAAAAATAACCATTAAAAAATCTGCACTGAAAAAACTTAAAGTAGGTAAAAAGGTCAAATACCAAGTAACTTACCTTAAAACTACTGTTAAACTAAGTGTAAAAGTTAAAAAATAG
- a CDS encoding alpha/beta hydrolase fold domain-containing protein, whose amino-acid sequence MFLKLNKNNKREWIVDATPVACDINILKKYVSPEHLEKLNLDMGFSTTKGYYIGFKATVVLEKDSLCPISIIIHSGAKNDSKIFDEVLEELKRRRLLQKGQVILFDKGYYSMENYINAINKYNVVAVIFPKQYFTIEKLDARMSITLDIFHDENTLENEKSLFLELTATLYEKLENWEELKPTRGLIEDFFKVCKDAFGLGEFHSYTESSMRRNIYLCILLSTLVIQQGFDTKTKLQQLAEGRIDLEPIKQRKSKKSTKSEETNENQEVGEKTEEQTTLKIKKEEQSTLFHLHKSSTLLYIHGGAYVNELNYQHLLYCLKLSRKLDAYVLLPVYSLAPLHSANETYDMITLLYEKLISKNNLTLMGDSAGGGFVLSFCQYLKTIDLAQPDKIIVFSPWVDISMSNTPYDSENDPILGEVGLKEIGKSWAGDLGAKDYRVSPIYGDNTGLPRTLIFAGTNEIFYKDIKRYVEMLEKENVDVKLVEGEGLFHIYPLFPMPEAKKAFKEIKKEIIK is encoded by the coding sequence TTGTTTTTAAAACTAAATAAAAACAATAAAAGGGAGTGGATAGTTGATGCAACCCCAGTAGCTTGCGATATTAATATTCTAAAGAAATACGTGAGTCCTGAACATCTTGAAAAATTAAATTTAGATATGGGTTTTTCAACCACCAAAGGTTATTATATTGGATTTAAAGCCACAGTCGTGTTAGAAAAAGATTCATTATGTCCTATTTCAATTATTATCCATTCTGGTGCGAAAAATGATAGTAAAATTTTTGACGAAGTTTTAGAAGAATTAAAAAGAAGACGCCTTCTTCAAAAAGGACAAGTAATATTATTTGATAAAGGATACTACTCCATGGAAAACTATATTAACGCAATTAACAAGTATAACGTTGTTGCAGTTATATTTCCAAAGCAATACTTCACGATTGAAAAATTAGATGCACGAATGTCCATCACATTGGACATCTTTCACGATGAAAATACATTAGAAAATGAAAAAAGCTTATTTTTAGAATTAACAGCAACATTATATGAAAAACTAGAAAATTGGGAAGAATTAAAACCAACAAGAGGATTAATTGAAGATTTCTTCAAAGTATGCAAAGATGCATTCGGTTTAGGAGAATTCCACTCATATACAGAAAGTTCAATGAGAAGAAACATCTATTTATGCATATTATTATCAACACTAGTCATACAACAAGGATTTGACACAAAAACAAAACTACAACAATTGGCCGAAGGTAGAATAGATTTAGAACCAATTAAACAAAGAAAATCTAAAAAATCAACAAAATCAGAAGAAACAAATGAAAATCAAGAAGTGGGCGAAAAAACTGAAGAACAAACAACACTAAAAATTAAAAAAGAAGAGCAATCAACACTGTTCCATTTGCATAAATCTAGCACCCTATTGTACATACATGGTGGTGCATACGTCAATGAATTGAATTATCAACATTTATTATATTGTCTGAAGCTGTCACGAAAACTGGATGCATATGTTCTACTGCCAGTTTACTCTCTCGCTCCGTTGCATAGCGCAAATGAAACTTATGATATGATTACTCTTTTGTATGAAAAATTAATTTCCAAAAATAATTTGACATTAATGGGCGATTCGGCAGGTGGAGGCTTTGTATTGTCATTCTGCCAATACTTAAAAACAATTGACTTGGCACAGCCAGATAAAATTATAGTATTTTCTCCATGGGTTGACATTTCAATGAGCAACACTCCATATGACAGTGAAAACGATCCGATTTTAGGAGAAGTTGGTCTAAAAGAAATTGGCAAATCATGGGCGGGAGACTTGGGCGCTAAAGACTATCGGGTAAGTCCGATTTATGGAGACAACACAGGACTTCCCAGAACATTAATTTTTGCAGGGACAAACGAAATCTTTTACAAGGACATTAAAAGATATGTTGAAATGCTTGAAAAAGAGAATGTTGATGTGAAATTAGTTGAAGGCGAAGGACTTTTCCATATATATCCTTTATTCCCAATGCCTGAAGCAAAAAAAGCTTTTAAAGAAATAAAAAAAGAGATAATTAAATAA
- a CDS encoding type II secretion system F family protein, with the protein MKFRIVKDLALVVDNIVPDKYLSKLQEFLLTGAIFTDASQVLVLLMIFIGVSEIVLGISIAYANLPLSVLIVPFFIVPGLFTYVIVQQERRAQEIERTAPDFLRQLTSMLQVGLSFENAMEDMSQYGQGPMYDEMIRWCFSFQKALYIIGC; encoded by the coding sequence ATGAAATTTAGAATAGTTAAAGATTTGGCATTAGTTGTTGACAATATTGTTCCAGACAAGTATTTGTCTAAATTGCAGGAATTTTTATTAACTGGTGCGATTTTTACAGATGCAAGCCAAGTTTTAGTTTTGCTTATGATTTTCATAGGTGTAAGTGAAATAGTACTTGGCATATCAATTGCTTATGCAAATTTGCCATTATCTGTTTTAATCGTTCCATTTTTTATTGTTCCGGGTCTTTTCACTTATGTTATCGTACAACAGGAGAGAAGAGCGCAGGAAATTGAGAGGACTGCTCCGGACTTTTTAAGACAGTTGACTTCAATGCTGCAGGTTGGACTCAGTTTCGAAAATGCAATGGAGGACATGTCACAGTATGGACAGGGGCCGATGTACGATGAAATGATACGATGGTGCTTCTCATTTCAGAAGGCTTTATATATTATAGGGTGCTAG
- a CDS encoding TrkH family potassium uptake protein codes for MRYINKNDVLIIIRNMGLLMIGIGLMCLVPIIIDFVYLEGNAIYFLMPALISIYLGLIVRYSLNKPGINKVRVKHAMLISSLSWLWAALVCGVILFLATDIGIVDSLFESMSALTGSGITIYPDVESLPNSVLFFRGFQQWIGGLGVVVMIISIFSKPGSVSSKLYQSEAREDRLRPSTQSTLKESVKIYLIYTVFGIILYVLAGMPLFDSICHTFSVISTGGMSTKNANIGFYHDDIIYFITMILMILGATSFLVHFRIIKTRGRSLIHDLQFQVMICLIAVSTLLIYFTSQITPMDNLFVVVSAITTTGSSIQSSTVMGGWPPFAIFIMMVLMLIGGSNGSTVGALKLMRVITFFKRLYKSLREIWSPKGSVFTMNMSGEKLKDDVAAQSGNYITLYLMCILITWSLLCLYGHDAFDSLFFSMSMQGNVGLEIGQMSQTIEWPLKIVGIFNMWMGRLEIYPVLITLRAFFEVFK; via the coding sequence ATGAGGTATATTAATAAGAATGATGTTTTAATCATTATTAGGAATATGGGATTATTAATGATTGGAATCGGGTTAATGTGTCTTGTTCCAATTATCATTGATTTTGTATATCTCGAAGGTAATGCAATTTATTTTCTTATGCCTGCATTGATATCCATTTATCTGGGTTTGATTGTTAGATATAGTTTGAATAAACCTGGAATTAATAAAGTGCGTGTAAAACATGCTATGTTGATATCTTCCCTGTCATGGCTCTGGGCAGCTCTTGTTTGTGGCGTAATACTTTTTCTTGCAACAGATATCGGTATTGTGGATAGCCTTTTTGAAAGCATGTCTGCCCTGACTGGAAGTGGAATTACAATATATCCTGATGTTGAATCCTTGCCTAATAGTGTATTGTTTTTCAGAGGATTTCAACAATGGATTGGTGGTTTGGGGGTGGTTGTTATGATAATATCAATTTTTTCAAAACCGGGTTCCGTATCGTCAAAATTATACCAGTCCGAAGCTCGTGAGGATAGGCTCAGGCCATCAACCCAATCAACCCTAAAGGAATCTGTAAAAATCTATTTAATATATACAGTATTTGGAATCATACTGTATGTGCTTGCAGGAATGCCTCTTTTTGATTCTATATGTCATACATTCAGTGTCATTTCAACAGGGGGTATGAGTACAAAGAATGCAAACATTGGATTTTACCATGATGATATCATCTATTTCATCACGATGATTTTAATGATTTTGGGTGCAACAAGCTTTTTGGTTCACTTTAGAATTATTAAAACCCGTGGGAGGTCTTTAATTCATGATTTGCAATTTCAGGTAATGATTTGTTTGATAGCGGTTTCAACATTGCTTATATATTTCACCTCACAAATCACTCCAATGGATAATTTATTTGTTGTGGTTTCTGCGATTACAACCACTGGATCAAGTATTCAAAGTTCAACTGTTATGGGCGGATGGCCTCCATTTGCAATATTCATTATGATGGTATTGATGCTTATTGGGGGTTCCAACGGGTCTACTGTTGGTGCACTTAAATTGATGAGGGTTATTACATTTTTTAAGAGGTTATATAAAAGTTTGCGTGAGATATGGTCTCCTAAGGGTAGTGTTTTTACAATGAACATGTCCGGTGAAAAACTAAAGGATGATGTTGCAGCTCAAAGCGGGAACTATATCACTCTTTATTTAATGTGTATATTGATAACATGGTCGTTGTTATGCTTATATGGGCATGATGCTTTTGATTCCTTGTTTTTTTCAATGTCCATGCAGGGGAATGTCGGTTTGGAGATTGGGCAGATGTCACAAACAATTGAATGGCCATTAAAGATTGTGGGCATATTCAACATGTGGATGGGAAGGCTGGAAATTTACCCTGTATTGATTACATTAAGGGCATTTTTTGAAGTCTTCAAATGA
- a CDS encoding Cna B-type domain-containing protein produces the protein MYKKLFAILIIATFLIVSVGVISAAEDSIPVKIVWDGNSNDRPSSVTVNLIEDGVVVDSAQLSSGNGWKTTFKVDDDGHYQVTVESGSDYLSRVYGNAKSGFVIKSHVIKSDVLSNDDDSSSDKSTSSDSDSSKTGTPASDKSLSDSDNSVSDIGTHINGSSPLTADDSNGTKDDNSISDDTNGTDDANSTDDSTDNSTDDSKSSDDSKDKSTKKDSKTTTKTTKTTETTKIASSTKIIKQDKKKPENTTKSKMNHTGFPILVLIIAVFAAIFIPLNRKR, from the coding sequence ATGTATAAAAAATTGTTTGCAATACTTATCATTGCAACTTTTTTAATAGTATCTGTGGGCGTTATTTCAGCGGCTGAGGATTCCATTCCAGTTAAAATCGTATGGGATGGTAACAGTAATGACAGACCTAGTAGTGTTACTGTAAATCTTATTGAAGATGGTGTTGTTGTTGACTCTGCTCAATTAAGTTCAGGCAATGGGTGGAAAACTACTTTTAAGGTGGATGATGATGGACACTATCAGGTTACTGTGGAAAGCGGGTCTGATTATTTATCAAGGGTTTATGGTAATGCTAAAAGCGGATTTGTAATTAAAAGTCACGTAATTAAGAGTGATGTTTTAAGTAATGATGATGACTCTTCTTCTGATAAAAGTACTTCATCTGATAGTGATTCTTCAAAAACAGGCACTCCTGCATCTGACAAAAGTCTTTCAGATTCAGATAATTCTGTATCTGATATTGGTACTCATATAAATGGATCAAGTCCTTTAACTGCTGATGATTCCAATGGTACTAAGGATGACAATTCTATTAGTGATGATACTAATGGAACAGATGATGCAAATTCTACTGATGATTCAACTGACAATTCAACAGATGACTCAAAGTCTAGTGATGATTCTAAAGATAAGTCAACTAAAAAAGATTCAAAAACAACAACCAAAACCACTAAAACTACTGAAACTACAAAAATTGCATCTTCTACAAAAATAATCAAACAGGATAAGAAAAAACCAGAAAATACAACAAAATCTAAAATGAACCATACAGGTTTTCCAATACTTGTTTTGATTATTGCAGTATTTGCAGCGATATTCATTCCATTAAATCGTAAAAGATAA
- a CDS encoding DUF4013 domain-containing protein, with protein MELGEIITDALSYPLQNIKALVIYVILGIILGIAVAGTLAGVMVGAAARNAFALVGSGIIGLVIALVISFVITGYQLDITKYGIDRRNDAPGIDFVRQFVNGVKYLVVNVVYLIVPIVISAILSVIFQHWIVMVVSFILGIVFSLALMMGQCRLAKTEDLGFALAIGDAIGDISRIGLAKVLAFIILIAVIAFILFFIAGIIVQWNATVGGIIFGILAVYLVFFNGRATGLLYSDV; from the coding sequence ATGGAATTAGGTGAAATTATAACTGATGCTTTATCATACCCTTTACAGAACATTAAAGCATTAGTCATATATGTTATTTTAGGAATAATCTTAGGTATTGCTGTTGCAGGAACTCTGGCAGGAGTAATGGTAGGGGCTGCAGCTAGAAATGCATTTGCACTTGTAGGATCAGGAATAATTGGTCTTGTTATTGCATTAGTCATATCATTTGTTATTACAGGATATCAATTGGATATAACAAAATACGGTATTGACAGAAGAAACGATGCACCTGGAATTGACTTTGTAAGACAATTTGTCAATGGTGTAAAATATTTGGTTGTAAACGTTGTTTATTTAATTGTTCCAATCGTTATCTCAGCTATTTTGTCAGTAATCTTCCAACACTGGATAGTTATGGTTGTTTCTTTCATATTAGGTATTGTATTTTCATTAGCATTAATGATGGGTCAATGCAGATTGGCTAAAACTGAAGACTTAGGATTTGCTTTAGCAATTGGTGATGCTATTGGAGATATCTCAAGAATAGGTCTTGCAAAAGTATTAGCATTCATTATTCTTATTGCAGTTATTGCATTCATATTATTCTTCATTGCAGGAATTATTGTACAATGGAATGCCACTGTTGGAGGAATCATATTCGGTATTTTAGCTGTATATCTTGTATTCTTCAATGGTAGAGCAACCGGTTTATTATACTCTGATGTATAA